Proteins found in one Canis lupus baileyi chromosome 26, mCanLup2.hap1, whole genome shotgun sequence genomic segment:
- the KCNK15 gene encoding potassium channel subfamily K member 15, producing the protein MRQQSVRTAALILCILSYLLVGAAVFDALESEAERGRQRLLAQKRGELRRKYGFSAEDDRELERLARQAEPHRAGRQWKFAGSFYFAITVITTIGYGHAAPGTDSGKVFCMFYALLGIPLTLVTFQSLGERLNALVRRLLLAAKRCLGLRRPRVSPENMVVAGLLGCAATLALGAAAFAHFEGWTFFHAYYYCFITLTTIGFGDFVALQSGEALQRKPPYVAFSFLYILLGLTVIGAFLNLVVLRFLAASAEAPERAARRPGPLRAGAPESRGRSPPRRPRARARGSASVSSRAQRPQPGARDNLGFSPPSSPGAVGGGAAGRPPARRKSI; encoded by the exons ATGAGGCAGCAGAGCGTGCGCACGGCCGCGCTCATCCTGTGCATCCTGTCCTACCTGCTGGTGGGCGCCGCGGTCTTCGACGCGCTCGAGTCCGAGGCGGAGCGCGGCCGGCAGCGGCTGCTGGCCCAGAAGCGCGGCGAGCTCCGCAGGAAGTACGGCTTCTCGGCCGAGGACGACCGCGAGCTGGAGCGCCTGGCGCGGCAGGCCGAGCCGCACCGCGCCGGCCGCCAGTGGAAGTTCGCCGGCTCCTTCTACTTCGCCATCACCGTCATCACCACCATCG ggTACGGCCACGCGGCGCCGGGCACGGACTCGGGCAAGGTCTTCTGCATGTTCTACGCGCTCCTGGGCATCCCCCTGACGCTGGTCACCTTCCAGAGCCTGGGCGAGCGCCTGAACGCGCTGGTGCGGCGCCTCCTGCTGGCGGCCAAGCGCTGCCTGGGCCTGCGGCGGCCGCGCGTGTCCCCCGAGAACATGGTGGTGGCCGGGCTGCTGGGGTGCGCCGCCACCCTGGCCCTCGGGGCCGCCGCCTTCGCGCACTTCGAGGGCTGGACCTTCTTCCACGCCTACTACTACTGCTTCATCACCCTCACCACCATCGGCTTCGGCGACTTCGTGGCGCTGCAGAGCGGCGAGGCGCTGCAGAGGAAGCCGCCCTACGTGGCCTTCAGCTTCCTCTACATCCTCCTGGGGCTCACGGTCATCGGCGCCTTCCTCAACCTCGTGGTCCTGCGCTTCCTGGCGGCCAGCGCCGAGGCGCCCGagcgcgccgcccgccgccccggcccgctCCGCGCGGGGGCGCCCGAGAGCCGCggccgctccccgccccgccgcccccgggcccgcGCCCGCGGCTCCGCCTCGGTCTCCTCCCGCGCGCAGCGGCCGCAGCCGGGGGCCCGCGACAACCTGGGCTTCTCGCCTCCCTCGAGCCCCGGGGCCgtgggcggcggcgcggcgggcaGGCCCCCGGCCCGGCGGAAGTCCATCTGA